The following nucleotide sequence is from Thermoanaerobaculia bacterium.
GATCTCGTCGAACGGCACGACGGCCGTGCGCGTGCCGGGACGCCAGAGCTGGAGGGCGAGCGCGGCGGAGGTCTTCTCCCCCGGAATCGCGACGACGGTCCGCTCCAGGTCCTCGGGGACGAGCGGGCGGCGCGCGACGACGACGGGCCCGTAGCCGTCGCCGAACGACGCGCCGTGCGGAAGGAGGGCGTAGTTCCCGGCGACGTCCGGGTAGGCGTGGAACGAGATCGCGGAGACGTCGAGCTCGCCGCGGCGCGTCCGCTGGTTGAGCGTCTCGATGTCGGAGAGCTCGTGGACGAACTCGAATCCGCGGTCGTCGATCTTCCCCTCGGCGAGCGCGAAGAACATGAACGCGTCGTCGGAATCCGGGGAATGGGCGAGAGAAATTTTCTGCTTCATCGCGGAGTCTCCCGGCGAAAAGATTTTTCGAAAATCAAGAAATATTTCTTGCGTCCGGTGGAAAAAGACTTAAAATGAAATCGCCGAAGGGGACCAGCCCTCCGGCGATTATCAGGAGCGGATGTTCCTACAGAACGACGGTAGTGACAGTTCGCAGGTGTTACGCCCCTTCCCAACCAGGAGGGTCAACATAGCACCCGCGAACCGGTGTGTCAATCGACTACCGGGAGGGAGGTGAAGAGATGGCCACGAAGAAGAAGGCTGCTCCCAAGAAGAAGGCGACTGCCAAGAAGTCCAGCAAGAAGAAGTAATTAACCCAACTGTTTCGGATTCGTACGGGGCCTTCGGGCCCCGCTTTTTTTGTCCTTTTTTTCGGCCGGCCCGAATTCAACTATATCAGGAGTTATATAGTTGATCGTGTCGCTCTCGCACGTTCTCCTCGCGCTTCTCACGGACCGCCCCGCCTCCGGCTACGCCGTCAAGAAGAGGATCGACACCGAGCTCGCGCCGCTCTGGACCGCCGAGCTCTCGCAGATCTACCCGGCTCTCGGCCGGCTCCAGCGGGCGGGCTTTCTCTCCGGCCGGGTCGTCGGTCCGGCGAAGGGGCCGGCGAGCTACCGGTACCGGACGACCGCCTCCGGGCGGCGGGAGCTCGGCCGTTGGCTCGCCGAGCCGGCCGGGATTCCCACGCTGCGCGACG
It contains:
- a CDS encoding PadR family transcriptional regulator; this encodes MSLSHVLLALLTDRPASGYAVKKRIDTELAPLWTAELSQIYPALGRLQRAGFLSGRVVGPAKGPASYRYRTTASGRRELGRWLAEPAGIPTLRDETLSRLALGRALGGGSPQAFAVYERALAEEAGRLRRRPEAGPLERISREAALARLDGLRRWVRSAEPRPEAAPAQRLLPLARRRRAGRTPRKSK